In Chlorocebus sabaeus isolate Y175 chromosome 5, mChlSab1.0.hap1, whole genome shotgun sequence, one genomic interval encodes:
- the HCFC1R1 gene encoding host cell factor C1 regulator 1 isoform X2, whose product MILQQPLERGPQGGAQRLPRAALEVTRGLDAREPLRKQFLSEENMATHFSQLSLHNDHPYCSPPMVFPQALPPLRSPCSELLLWRYPGSLIPEALRLLRLGDTPSPPYPATPAGDITEL is encoded by the exons ATGATCCTTCAGCAGCCCTTGGAGCGAGGCCCCCAGGGTGGGGCCCAGCGCCTCCCGCGGGCCGCCTTGGAGGTGACTCGGGGCCTGGACGCCAG GGAGCCTCTGCGCAAGCAGTTTCTGTCTGAGGAGAACATGGCCACCCACTTCTCTCAACTCAGCCTGCACAATGACCACCCCTACTGCAGCCCCCCCATGGTCTTCCCCCAAGCCCTGCCCCCACTCAG AAGCCCTTGCTCTGAGCTGCTTCTCTGGCGCTACCCTGGCAGCCTCATCCCCGAGGCCCTCCGTCTGCTGAGGCTGGGGGATACCCCCAGTCCCCCCTACCCTGCAACCCCAGCTGGAGACATAACGGAGCTCTGA
- the HCFC1R1 gene encoding host cell factor C1 regulator 1 isoform X1 produces the protein MILQQPLERGPQGGAQRLPRAALEVTRGLDASSPLRGAVPMSTKRRLEEEQEPLRKQFLSEENMATHFSQLSLHNDHPYCSPPMVFPQALPPLRSPCSELLLWRYPGSLIPEALRLLRLGDTPSPPYPATPAGDITEL, from the exons ATGATCCTTCAGCAGCCCTTGGAGCGAGGCCCCCAGGGTGGGGCCCAGCGCCTCCCGCGGGCCGCCTTGGAGGTGACTCGGGGCCTGGACGCCAG CTCCCCTCTCCGAGGAGCTGTGCCCATGAGCACCAAGCGGCGCCTGGAGGAGGAGCA GGAGCCTCTGCGCAAGCAGTTTCTGTCTGAGGAGAACATGGCCACCCACTTCTCTCAACTCAGCCTGCACAATGACCACCCCTACTGCAGCCCCCCCATGGTCTTCCCCCAAGCCCTGCCCCCACTCAG AAGCCCTTGCTCTGAGCTGCTTCTCTGGCGCTACCCTGGCAGCCTCATCCCCGAGGCCCTCCGTCTGCTGAGGCTGGGGGATACCCCCAGTCCCCCCTACCCTGCAACCCCAGCTGGAGACATAACGGAGCTCTGA